From a region of the Cicer arietinum cultivar CDC Frontier isolate Library 1 unplaced genomic scaffold, Cicar.CDCFrontier_v2.0 Ca_scaffold_934_v2.0, whole genome shotgun sequence genome:
- the LOC101488519 gene encoding uncharacterized protein yields the protein MDQWRDNSDEIYEGLEPDFEDMDDGVERDFNEMYDDFDAMNDTVNNRGEAVMVDLTDAFSTDVKFDTRDDLLKWARNVGRENGIVVVIFRSETATTGPITKTKLILGCERSGKYRPWKNPKPTWSTWSRKYECPFRLRGTPSNVGDGWYLHVVCGVHNHELAKKLTGHAFLGRLSQEEKIVLGDMTKNMIKP from the coding sequence ATGGACCAATGGAGAGACAACAGTGACGAAATATATGAAGGTTTAGAACCTGATTTTGAGGATATGGATGACGGTGTGGAACGTGATTTCAACgaaatgtatgatgattttGATGCAATGAATGACACTGTGAACAACAGAGGTGAAGCTGTTATGGTTGATTTGACTGATGCGTTTAGCACCGACGTGAAGTTTGATACGCGAGATGATTTATTGAAATGGGCTAGAAATGTTGGAAGGGAAAATGGAATTGTCGTTGTTATTTTTAGATCTGAAACTGCGACAACAGGACCAAtaacaaagacaaaattaattcttggttgtgaaagaagCGGTAAATATAGACCTTGGAAGAATCCTAAACCTACGTGGAGTACTTGGAGTAGAAAATATGAATGCCCGTTTAGATTGAGAGGTACACCATCAAATGTTGGTGATGGATGGTATCTGCATGTAGTATGTGGTGTCCATAACCACGAATTGGCCAAAAAACTAACTGGTCATGCTTTCTTAGGTCGATTGTCTCAGGAAGAGAAAATTGTACTTGGTGATATGACAAAGAATATGATCAAACCATGA